From the genome of Bombus huntii isolate Logan2020A chromosome 14, iyBomHunt1.1, whole genome shotgun sequence, one region includes:
- the LOC126873569 gene encoding mitochondrial cardiolipin hydrolase isoform X3 encodes MKNKKILLVGGAVLASEVLWYIYKRVHNVWSNYINTRKVLEVQIPKSKHDISEVMFFTNESILCRTHFTTEMTCPKNNCPVRYLRHIESYMNNAKQSLDVCMYMFTCHSLSNAIVNAHKRGVLVRIIMDRQMGSNDAAQTALFYNNGIAIRLICQDGLMHHKFMIVDNDLVITGSTNWTMSAFFGNFDHIVVTNQHSLVKPFVVEFDRLWKTFSKSQEN; translated from the exons atgaaaaacaaaaaaattctGCTAGTGGGGGGAGCAGTTCTTGCGTCGGAAGTTCTTTGGTATATCTACAAAAGAGTTCATAACGTGTGGAGTAATTACATAAATACGCGCAAAGTGCTGGAAGTACAGATACCTAAGTCGAAACATGACATTTCAGAGGTCATGTTTTTTACGAATGAATCTATTCTTTGTCGAACACACTTCACTACCGAGATGACCTGTCCTAAAAACAATTGTCCGGTTCGATATTTGAG aCATATAGAAAGCTATATGAATAATGCAAAACAAAGTTTGGACGTTTGTATGTACATGTTCACTTGCCATTCGTTGTCGAATGCAATTGTGAACGCTCATAAACGAGGTGTACTTGTTCGAATAATAATGGATCGGCAAATGGGCTCTAACGATGCCGCACAAACGgcgttattctataataatg GAATCGCGATTAGATTAATATGTCAGGATGGTCTGATGCATCATAAGTTCATGATCGTGGACAACGATTTAGTAATCACTGGTAGCACAAACTGGACCATGTCTGCATTTTTTGGGAACTTTGACCACATTGTAGTGACTAACCAGCATTCGTTGGTAAAGCCATTCGTCGTTGAATTCGACAGGTTGTGGAAGACATTTTCAAAGAGTCAAGAAAATTAG
- the LOC126873554 gene encoding uncharacterized protein DDB_G0271670-like produces the protein MSRRKILGRASLSFPAVDGILDVDQILQTDPWKQIDDFVQQNFTQDILNEFNERLRLEPKLTPVDNSTPGKRRATSSGRSPRNRGASRTNEEKSPKKKLDDQPVGGGGKPNERKKEIAKKSGKAEISTSKEQKQLEDVPKVIVEKSRATIPDKRSGKCKNEEKRRIVDDPSGTKRQRETENTDWMDDQMENTAKDATTKSANSLKSADLKSPFRTSTPRRDEASEQDNLTGKDATADTERDISASNSLVRSNASTNYCSARDACVTKDIDNNNNAATKKYENKKKKVKCKHKKTEKTKKEKKRRSNKTSDLSMKTVSRCKKHDKDAATAETKRIGKEKHLLKQRRRRYEGKIRRIERKVDRTMETYIHHVTRIIKKMGYLPEDSSCSEDDDSYSDCSDESSYCSSYCSDSCCSYCSNGCYSVCDYSEYSLFSCSCSSSSSSSSSSSSSFSSSPSSSSARGLLSRSKAK, from the exons ATGAGTCGCAGGAAGATTCTTGGAAGAGCTTCGCTTTCGTTTCCCGCGGTCGACGGTATTCTCGACGTGGATCAAATTCTGCAAACGGATCCGTGGAAACAGATCGACGATTTCGTGCAACAAAACTTTACGCAAGATATCTTGAACGAGTTTAACGAACGGCTGAGGCTCGAACCGAAACTCACTCCCGTAG ATAATTCGACGCCGGGGAAAAGACGAGCGACGTCGTCCGGAAGATCGCCTCGTAACCGTGGAGCGAgtcgaacgaacgaagaaaaatcgcCCAAGAAGAAATTGGATGATCAGCCGGTAGGCGGTGGTGGAAAACCAAACGAgcgtaaaaaagaaatcgcgAAGAAGAGTGGCAAGGCGGAAATATCGACGAGCAAAGAGCAGAAG CAGTTGGAAGATGTCCCAAAAGTAATCGTGGAGAAATCAAGAGCAACGATACCCGATAAAAGAAGCGGAAAGtgtaaaaacgaggaaaagcGGAGAATCGTCGACGATCCGTCTGGGACGAAACGACAACGCGAAACGGAAAATACAGATTGGATGGACGATCAAATGGAAAATACGGCAAAGGACGCGACCACGAAATCCGCGAATTCGTTGAAGAGCGCGGATTTAAAGTCACCGTTTAGAACAAGTACGCCGAGACGCGACGAAGCTTCCGAACAGGACAATCTCACCGGCAAGGACGCTACCGCTGATACGGAGCGCGATATTTCGGCGTCTAATTCTTTGGTGAGGAGTAACGCTTCGACGAACTACTGCAGCGCGAGAGATGCTTGCGTGACAAAGGATATAGACAACAACAATAACGCCGCTACTAAGAAGTACgagaataagaagaaaaaggtAAAATGCAAGCATAAAAAGACGgagaaaacaaagaaagagaagaagcgTAGAAGTAACAAAACATCGGACCTATCGATGAAGACAGTGTCAAGATGCAAGAAACACGATAAAGATGCGGCAACGGCAG AGACGAAGCGGATCGGGAAAGAGAAGCATTTACTGAAACAACGCCGAAGACGTTACGAAGGAAAGATACGACGGATCGAAAGAAAAGTAGATCGGACCATGGAAACGTATATTCATCACGTCACACgtataattaagaaaatggGTTATTTACCAG AAGACAGTTCGTGCtccgaggacgacgacagttATTCCGATTGCTCTGACGAATCGTCTTACTGTAGTTCCTATTGTTCCGATAGTTGCTGTTCCTATTGTTCCAATGGTTGCTATTCCGTTTGCGACTACTCGGAGTACTCtctgttttcttgttcttgttcttcttcttcttcttcctcttcttcctcctcttcctctttttcttcctctccttcctcttcttctgCGCGTGGACTCTTGTCCCGGTCGAAAGCAAAGTGA
- the LOC126873545 gene encoding heterogeneous nuclear ribonucleoprotein U — protein MDPEKLKVVELRTELSKRGLDTKGVKSVLVERLRKAIEEENANQVNQGKANISAEDTQDDAVQEKSDESTKIPQTPKKSSRLSKTASVMTPKEDSTKKSSRRTTRIPYSSRRRTSPKKADQNDMSREPSPTVSESAMQEETMPDESATQEEMSMQEESVQIEASVQEEKPLSPKKDEQEEAKDLFSSIENKDANSMEVVKVGDIKDANVIESSEKEKNTSISQASPVKSQNVEYSDVDVPTPMESLDNKNETDLKQGPTVTKSNLEAVENTHTKESENIVSKVQENEKSTIIYDTCNDIDDIKKEVNEIKDENIESVDNDHVVESVNDTKATDIPDPEQQINELLEEDQDIDINENDELKEEKLLEDKDILSTSDKEMDSSIEKKQDEEDIEMSDVRHEEDADVDIKEQDTNDIVLDRKRKRSPSPIEDRHESPAPVLIENEPEIDDSALILSWYDSDLNLVIDKDGYFTATPMHNDGFSHMWAGARASYGFLCGKVYYETKIVEHCTINSGNEEHPHVLRIGWSTPYTSMQLGEEKFSFGYSSTGKKLADNQYEDYGLEFGKDDIIGCYLDATSENVIMSYTVNGKDQGVAFRISKEELNDKPLFPHILSKNCSFACNFGQETPWTEAILQDYVSIGNVESQYKTPGPRRPEKKDECEVIMMCGLPACGKSTWATQYAAEHPQKMYNILGLSSLINKMKDPGLSYKEGYNEEWRILIDKCTDALDRLTEMASSRRRNYILDQTNVYPSVQRRKMKNFCGYQRKAVVVVPSEDEFKSRTVKHKPIDSKEISDSMLLEMKASFRAPVVGESFDAVDWVELNREDGEKLIETYNKEGKDAGYGEQQRSKRARIDSRSENIHENRGDIRSNRDNRDNRDYRDRRSNYSDRNRNPLWRGNVGWRDRPQRGGGHIRHGSGYGPPMPRRRRGVPIPLVHRGMSRRGGTVDRRGGNDRGRALGSRQGARSRAPIGNYQVSQQSVWSQQGNWPSGQSQEGWGQQNNWGSQPWGNWKSYGQGSYNQSNYNQQGYGNGNWNSWNQQYYNQYWGQQQQSGQTTTSSGQTANKQ, from the exons ATGGATCCGGAAAAGTTAAAAGTGGTCGAATTAAGGACAGAACTCTCAAAGCGTGGACTCGATACGAAAGGCGTCAAGTCAGTGCTTGTTGAGAGACTTCGTAAGGCGATAGAAGAGGAAAATGCAAACC AAGTAAATCAAGGAAAAGCAAATATCAGTGCAGAAGACACACAAGATGATGCTGTTCAAGAAAAAAGTGATGAATCGACAAAAATACCACAGACACCAAAAAAGTCTAGTAGATTGTCAAAAACAGCATCTGTGATGACGCCAAAGGAAGATTCTACAAAAAAATCCTCTAGGAGGACTACTAGAATTCCATACTCTAGCAGGCGGAGGACATCTCCAAAGAAAGCGGATCAGAATGACATGTCTCGTGAACCATCTCCAACAGTATCTGAATCTGCTATGCAAGAGGAAACTATGCCGGATGAAAGTGCTACGCAAGAAGAAATGTCTATGCAGGAAGAATCTGTACAAATAGAGGCTTCTGTCCAAGAAGAAAAGCCTTTATCACCTAAAAAGGATGAACAAGAAGAAGCaaaagatttattttcaagtatagaaaataaagatgcTAATTCTATGGAAGTTGTAAAAGTAGGTGATATAAAGGATGCAAATGTTATAGAAAGCagtgagaaagaaaaaaacacaAGTATATCGCAAGCATCTCCCGTGAAATCACAAAATGTTGAGTATAGCGATGTTGATGTTCCAACACCAATGGAATCattagataataaaaatgaaacagatCTAAAACAAGGACCAACAGTGACCAAATCAAACCTAGAAGCAGTAGAAAACACACATACAAAAGAAAGTGAGAATATTGTTTCAAAAGTACAAGAAAATGAGAAATCGACTATAATTTATGATACATGCAATGATATAgatgatataaaaaaagaagttaatgaaataaaggatgaaaatatagaatctGTAGATAATGATCATGTTGTAGAATCTGTTAATGATACTAAAGCTACTGACATTCCTGACCCAGAACAacaaataaatgagttacttgAAGAAGATCAAGACATAGATATCAATGAAAATGATGAATTAAAAGAGGAGAAGTTACTAGAAGATAAAGACATCTTGTCTACTAGCGACAAAGAGATGGACAGTAGCATCGAGAAAAAGCAAGATGAAGag GATATAGAAATGTCAGACGTTAGACACGAAGAAGATGCTGATGTAGATATCAAAGAACAAGATACAAACGACATTGTTCTGGATAGGAAGCGGAAAAGATCTCCTAGCCCTATAGAAGATCGACACGAGTCACCGGCTCCTGTTCTCATCGAGAATGAACCAGAAATCGATGATTCTGCTTTAATACTATCCTGGT ATGATTCAGATTTAAATTTGGTTATTGATAAGGATGGATATTTTACTGCTACACCTATGCACAACGACGGATTTTCACATATGTGGGCTGGAGCAAGAGCATCCTATGGTTTTCTTTGTGGGAAGGTTTACTATGAAACAAAAATAGTGGAACACTGTACTATTAATTCAGGAAACGAAGAGCATCCACATGTACTCAGAATTGGTTGGTCCACTCCTTATACTTCAATGCAACTTGGTGAAGAAAAATTTAGTTTTGGATATAGCAGCACTGGTAAAAAATTGGCAGACAATCAATACGAAGATTATGGGCTTGAATTTGGGAAAGACGACATAATCGGTTGTTATTTGGATGCAACATCCGAAAATGTTATTATGTCTTATACAGTCAATGGAAAAGATCAAGGCGTAGCATTTCGTATCTCAAAAGAAGAACTCAATGACAAACCATTGTTTCCGCATATTTTGAGTAAAAATTGTAGTTTTGCTTGCAACTTTGGCCAAGAAACACCATGGACAGAAGCAATTTTACAAGATTACGTTTCAATTGGAAATGTGGAATCTCAATATAAAACTCCTGGTCCGCGTAGGCCAGAAAAAAAAGACGAATGTGAAGTAATAATGATGTGCGGATTACCTGCTTGCGGGAAATCTACCTGGGCAACACAATACGCGGCTGAACATCCTCAAAAGATGTACAATATCTTAGGACTCAGTAGtctaattaataaaatgaag GATCCCGGATTATCGTATAAAGAAGGGTATAACGAAGAATGGAGAATACTTATCGATAAATGTACCGACGCATTAGACAGACTGACGGAAATGGCTTCTAGTAGAAGacgtaattatatattagaTCAG ACAAATGTGTATCCTTCGGTACAACGACGTAAAATGAAGAATTTCTGTGGATATCAAAGAAAGGCAGTAGTTGTAGTTCCATCGGAAGACGAATTTAAGTCACGAACTGTCAAACATAAACCAATAGATAGTAAAGAGATTTCTGATTCTATGCTTTTGGAGATGAAAG CGAGTTTTAGAGCTCCCGTTGTTGGCGAATCTTTCGATGCCGTTGATTGGGTCGAACTTAATCGAGAAGATGGTGAAAAACTTATAGAAACCTATAATAAAGAGGGAAAAGATGCAGGATATGGCGAGCAACAAAGAAGTAAACGGGCACGCATAGATTCGAGGTCAGAAAACATTCATGAAAATCGAGGTGACATAAGAAGTAATCGTGATAACAGGGACAATCGAGATTATCGTGACAGACGAAGCAATT aTTCCGACAGGAATCGTAATCCTCTTTGGCGAGGTAATGTGGGATGGAGAGATAGACCACAAAGAGGAGGTGGCCACATACGACACGGCAGTGGTTACGGACCCCCAATGCCACGAAGAAGAAGGGGAGTACCTATCCCACTTGTACACCGAGGAATGAGTAGAAGAGGTGGTACTGTTGATAGAAGAGGAGGAAACGACAGAGGCCGAGCTTTAGGTTCTCGTCAAGGTGCCCGGTCAAGAGCTCCAATAGg GAATTATCAAGTTTCGCAACAATCCGTGTGGAGTCAACAAGGCAACTGGCCAAGTGGTCAATCTCAAGAAGGTTGGGGCCAACAAAATAATTGGGGATCGCAACCGTGGGGTAACTGGAAAAGCTATGGACAAGGATCCTACAATCAAAGCAATTATAATCAACAAGGTTATGGTAACGGAAATTGGAATAGTTGGAATCAGCAGTATTATAATCAGTATTGGGGCCAGCAGCAACAGAGCGGACAAACTACGACAAGTAGCGGGCAGACTGCAAACAAACAATAA
- the LOC126873569 gene encoding ciliogenesis and planar polarity effector 2 isoform X1: MTAINVNWLHSVEGESLMHHFYVNTSKKRRFYGILERPPLPSSIEEVTYKIFMVGRSGVGKTAVVARLAGVLESSNYTETNGIKKTNVFWPVKIWDKVVLFKLQFWDTSETSIKKYNHILPACKDKVDAICSVFSFDDATGFNDVPYLMNTMAAIKEKPANIVIGTKFKPWSSSTIEDTRIKEFEDKWKVKVIRIDINKPSMRSEVFDCSYQLNTICNILWNRDKEFISKQMGQS, encoded by the exons ATGACGGCAATAAATGTGAATTGGTTGCATTCTGTCGAGGGAGAATCACTAATGCATCATTTTTATGTAAACACATCAAAGAAAAGGAGATTTTATG GTATTCTTGAAAGACCTCCCCTACCATCTTCAATCGAAGAAGttacatataaaatttttatggtTGGGAGATCTGGAGTAGGAAAAACTGCTGTTGTAGCTCGTCTTGCTGGAGTATTAGAATCCAGTAATTATACTGAAACTAATGGGATAAAAAAGACGAATGTATTTTGGCCGGTTAAGATATGGGACAAAGTTGTGTTGTTTAAATTACAGTTCTGGGATACCTCGGAAACaagcattaaaaaatataatcacATATTGCCC GCTTGTAAAGACAAAGTAGATGCTATATGTTCTGTATTTTCTTTCGACGATGCGACAGGATTTAATGACGTTCCATATTTGATGAATACTATGGCAGCTATAAAAGAAAAACCAGCAAATATAGTGATAGGGACAAA ATTTAAACCATGGTCGAGTTCTACGATAGAAGACACACGTataaaagaatttgaagaCAAATGGAAAGTAAAAGTTATTAGAATTGATATTAATAAACCTTCTATGAGATCTGAAGTGTTTGATTGTTCTTATCAGTTGAATACTATATGTAACATTCTTTGGAATAGGGATAAAGAATTTATATCTAAACAAATGGGACAAAGCTAG
- the LOC126873392 gene encoding serine/threonine-protein kinase meng-po, which translates to MKLHEKKESGIHRVQEIPLEELDLSKEYEVEKTLGEGSFAKVLLATHRATRTRVVLKAVHQELTTEKDFFREFHYSYHLSPHPNILCSYAVAFKAEKCFVFAQEYAPYGDLAGNVRAGGLSEEACKRIANQLCSALDFIHSKQLAHRDIKLENVLVFALDMSKIKLCDFGCTRREGTLVNKIRCTWLPFQPPEIYEIVKNERYACKRSADCWQFGIVLFVCLTGNPPWQTADLIQDPEYSAFQRWLKRRTTKVPPTFRRFTPRLLRYFRRTFEHKPEKRPHVTEINKYLKDSWCVNKISHSATSTLVDASEGIPRRGDSLLYLDTVLDDQRNVDENKNKLRKLLNSYGLETTIDQKVVTKRIWEWVMQCDSNIAEPAFVGSLGTETM; encoded by the coding sequence ATGAAACTTCACGAGAAAAAGGAGTCCGGAATACACAGAGTGCAGGAGATTCCTTTGGAGGAGTTGGATCTGTCGAAGGAGTATGAAGTGGAGAAGACGCTCGGCGAGGGTAGTTTCGCCAAAGTTTTACTAGCGACTCATCGAGCTACGCGAACCAGAGTCGTGCTGAAAGCCGTCCACCAAGAACTAACTACGGAGAAGGACTTTTTCCGCGAGTTTCACTACTCGTACCATTTGAGCCCGCATCCGAATATACTGTGCTCGTACGCGGTCGCGTTCAAAGCGGAGAAGTGTTTCGTTTTCGCGCAAGAATACGCTCCCTACGGTGACCTAGCGGGCAACGTGAGAGCCGGAGGGTTGAGCGAGGAAGCGTGCAAAAGGATCGCCAACCAGCTCTGCTCCGCTCTCGATTTCATTCACTCGAAGCAGCTCGCGCACCGAGACATCAAACTGGAAAATGTACTGGTGTTCGCGCTCGACATGTCCAAGATCAAACTGTGCGATTTCGGGTGCACGAGGCGCGAAGGAACTCTCGTTAACAAGATCCGATGCACCTGGCTACCATTCCAACCACCCGAAATCTACGAAATAGTGAAAAACGAGAGGTACGCCTGCAAGAGGAGCGCCGATTGCTGGCAATTCGGCATCGTGCTGTTCGTCTGTCTGACTGGAAATCCACCGTGGCAGACCGCCGATCTGATTCAGGATCCAGAATATTCGGCCTTTCAAAGGTGGCTGAAGAGAAGAACCACCAAAGTTCCGCCAACGTTCAGACGATTCACGCCCAGACTACTGCGATACTTCAGGCGGACGTTCGAGCACAAACCTGAAAAAAGGCCGCACGTAACCGAGATCAACAAGTATCTGAAGGATTCCTGGTGCGTGAACAAAATCAGTCACAGCGCCACATCTACGTTGGTAGACGCCAGCGAAGGAATACCGAGGAGAGGCGACAGTCTACTTTACCTGGACACCGTCCTAGACGACCAACGAAACGTCGACGAGAACAAGAACAAGCTGAGGAAGCTTCTCAACAGTTACGGCCTCGAGACGACGATCGATCAGAAAGTCGTGACCAAGAGGATCTGGGAGTGGGTGATGCAGTGCGATTCGAACATCGCGGAGCCGGCTTTCGTCGGTAGCCTCGGGACAGAAACCATGTGA
- the LOC126873569 gene encoding mitochondrial cardiolipin hydrolase isoform X2 → MCSFVVEMKNKKILLVGGAVLASEVLWYIYKRVHNVWSNYINTRKVLEVQIPKSKHDISEVMFFTNESILCRTHFTTEMTCPKNNCPVRYLRHIESYMNNAKQSLDVCMYMFTCHSLSNAIVNAHKRGVLVRIIMDRQMGSNDAAQTALFYNNGIAIRLICQDGLMHHKFMIVDNDLVITGSTNWTMSAFFGNFDHIVVTNQHSLVKPFVVEFDRLWKTFSKSQEN, encoded by the exons ATGTGCAG ttttgTTGTAGAgatgaaaaacaaaaaaattctGCTAGTGGGGGGAGCAGTTCTTGCGTCGGAAGTTCTTTGGTATATCTACAAAAGAGTTCATAACGTGTGGAGTAATTACATAAATACGCGCAAAGTGCTGGAAGTACAGATACCTAAGTCGAAACATGACATTTCAGAGGTCATGTTTTTTACGAATGAATCTATTCTTTGTCGAACACACTTCACTACCGAGATGACCTGTCCTAAAAACAATTGTCCGGTTCGATATTTGAG aCATATAGAAAGCTATATGAATAATGCAAAACAAAGTTTGGACGTTTGTATGTACATGTTCACTTGCCATTCGTTGTCGAATGCAATTGTGAACGCTCATAAACGAGGTGTACTTGTTCGAATAATAATGGATCGGCAAATGGGCTCTAACGATGCCGCACAAACGgcgttattctataataatg GAATCGCGATTAGATTAATATGTCAGGATGGTCTGATGCATCATAAGTTCATGATCGTGGACAACGATTTAGTAATCACTGGTAGCACAAACTGGACCATGTCTGCATTTTTTGGGAACTTTGACCACATTGTAGTGACTAACCAGCATTCGTTGGTAAAGCCATTCGTCGTTGAATTCGACAGGTTGTGGAAGACATTTTCAAAGAGTCAAGAAAATTAG